In Sesamum indicum cultivar Zhongzhi No. 13 linkage group LG1, S_indicum_v1.0, whole genome shotgun sequence, the sequence ATGAGCTTAGATGAGATGTGAAGTCGGTTTGGTTTGATCATGTAAGACGTGGAGAGATAAGGAAGAATAACCGATTTCACAGCCAGCCATTTTTGGTCTGAAAATTGTTCAAACTTCCAGGATACTTATcccctatttatttttctttcaatatagACATAGAATGTGTAGTAATTAGTGGTCAAGAATCTACGCCCAGAACTAAATCAATCTTGGATGACATGCTGTCGATCTGTGAAACCTCCTCTAACTGCCCTTTTGAGATTAGGACATATTTTTGGCAATAAAAAGCAGTAGTTATAAACCTAGTTGTTTGCCAAAACAGGGAAAACTCCAAACCAACATTAAAAACCATGTCTACGTCTATCTCACCAGCCATTTAGATTGAAACACATGATTTTCTAAACCCTTCCCCTCTCTGCACTTTTTCACTTCGGGCCCTTAAAGAATTTCTGACTGCTAAGATGAGAGGAAAATCTTGTTCATCGGAATCCCAAAACGGTGCGCCCCATCTGTCGGGTGCTTACATTCGCACCCTTGTGAAACAATTAACCTCGTCAAGATCAGCCAAAGATTTGTCGGATTCCAGTGAAAATTCGGAGGGGGGAGGGAGGAGTACTTCGGGCCCTGCTGATGGAGTTTCTGATAAACAGGGAAAATTAACCCGTCAGCCCAAGAAACAGGTGAGAAGAAGGGCTCACACCAGCCGGCCTTACCAAGACAGCCTGCTGAATATGGCCGAAGCCCGGAGAGAAATTGTCACCGCGCTTAAACTTCATAGAGCGGCAATGAAACAGGCCCGTGAAAAACAGCAGCTGGAACAGGTAAAGGAATCAGGGCTCGTAGTTCCCCCTGTCGGGCCGGCTTCGTCTCATCAGTCCAGGAGAAACCCTAGAATTTATGCTTCGAATTCTTCCAGTTCTTCTGATAATTTCCCGGTCAATTATGCAGGAGACGGTCTCGCATACCCACCGGGCTTTTATTCTCCTTATCCTTGGCCCGTTTCTCCAATTGCACCACCCCAACTTGTCCAAGAAACCCTCAATCTTCAACTCCCCAGCCAAACACTAGGCCTGAATCTTAATCTTCAGGATTTTGAAAACTTGGACACCACCGCTTTTCACTGCAGCACCAACCCTTCATCAAATTTCTCATCCTCATCCCCATCAACCTCCTCCTCTCCTGCTCTTTCAGCTGCCACCGAGGAAATTCCACACACCCTGCAGGCCCGAACTTGGATGGCAGAAAACAGGGATTCGGGCTTGCATTTTGGCGATCAGTGGAATGACGGTGTGAATTCAGAAGAGTACTGGTTCAAGTTCTTGAATTCCATGGAAATCGGGCCCGAAGAGCAGAAAGATGAGGATCTTGTCAGCTCTCCCTTTGATGAGGTGATGGAATTCCCAGCCTGGCTCAACGCAAACGAGAGTTTCTCACAGCATGTGAATGATTTTTGTTCTGATGACTCCTTTCAAGATTTAGCTCTGCCATGGTAAGAAttaaatgttttcttttcctaaTTCAATACACAGTCTCagattattttttggaaactCTTATTCCAATATGATTTAATCAGACATGAATCGATTATATGATAAACGTAATATATTTaagactaattaatatatatcatactttaatttagatttgaataaatataatatatttatagtgtaattaatatatatcctactttaatttaattcgatcaAACGTGACCAAATAAGAACTGTCCTACCCTACTatgacaaaagaaaatatgagtaataaaattaatgaaattgccATTCTAATATTGTTTCCAATGATCTATATCTTGTCactaaaattcatatatttttatttataaacagCAGTACGGAatatcactataaaaaaatttattatatcgATAATACTTTtgtcttgttttttttaaatatcagttgacttatatattttatttttatttataatataattaaaaatattaaaagttattCACATGTACACGCAGAAATAACGtgccataataatt encodes:
- the LOC105165762 gene encoding uncharacterized protein LOC105165762, whose amino-acid sequence is MRGKSCSSESQNGAPHLSGAYIRTLVKQLTSSRSAKDLSDSSENSEGGGRSTSGPADGVSDKQGKLTRQPKKQVRRRAHTSRPYQDSLLNMAEARREIVTALKLHRAAMKQAREKQQLEQVKESGLVVPPVGPASSHQSRRNPRIYASNSSSSSDNFPVNYAGDGLAYPPGFYSPYPWPVSPIAPPQLVQETLNLQLPSQTLGLNLNLQDFENLDTTAFHCSTNPSSNFSSSSPSTSSSPALSAATEEIPHTLQARTWMAENRDSGLHFGDQWNDGVNSEEYWFKFLNSMEIGPEEQKDEDLVSSPFDEVMEFPAWLNANESFSQHVNDFCSDDSFQDLALPCMDIQEIEGMDADWLA